TCGCCATGGGATCCCCGCACTCACGCAGGCGGGCTACCTGCCGCTCGAGTTTCCTGGGCAGCCACTCATCGTCGCTATCCAGGAAGGCGACAAGCTCACCGTGCGCCACTTGAATCCCGGTATTGCGGGCGCGGCCCCCCCCGCCGTTGTCGGGAAGCCGTATCACTCGGAGACGCGGATCCTGAAATTCAGCCACGACCTGCTCGGTCTGATCCGTGGAACCGTCGTCCACGACGATGCACTCCAGATCGGAGAAGGTCTGGGTGAGTACGCTCGTGATGGCACGCGGCAGGAGCGCGGCCCGATTGTAGCTGGGGATCACAACGCTGACCAGAGGGGAAAGAGACTCTTCCATCTTACGTACGGGTCTGATTGGTAGACCCCCGATGATATGTCATAATATGGCAACCCCCGCTCTAACGAGCAATGATAACACACGCGCTCTCTGGTGCCCTCCGCGACGTGCCGTGTGACTTGGCTCCAGAATCAGTTCTTCCCGGAGAAGTCGATATCCTGCATTGTGGTCTCTTTGTCGTCGTCAGCTCAGGATACAGCAAGGGGACTCAGGGAAACAAGGGTAATGCAGTGGCCCGAAAGGATACAAAAGATGTTGACGATCCTCCGAGAGAACACCTAATATTAGGCAATTCGTCACAGTACCCCGTGCGACGCTTTCGTGTGAAAGCTTGGACACGGGGTATATGTGCCACAGACCCTGCGGCAGCCGGGTCTTGTGCATCGACTTCGACTTATGATCATATCCTCGTCTACCAAGAGCGGCGTCCGGACTACCGGCCGGCCTCTCCTCATTTTTATCACCTACACCGGGATTGGCGATTTGCTGATGGCGTTGCCACTGCTTGGAAGGCTTCGATCTTACTTCCGCGCTCTTCCTCTTATCCCGCGGCCATATGGCGAGCTCGCTCAGCTCCTTCTCCAGGATGATCTGCTGGATGATTATCTGCTGACAGATGAGGACTTGGTATTCTCCAGACATCCGCTCGGACATCTCCGCATCTGCCGAACGCTTTCCCGCTTTCGGCCTGACGCGGTGATCATTTATGGAAAACTCATGATGGCCTGGGCCGCGCAACTTGGATTAGCAGGGGCGGCGCGTGTATTGTACTGTCATCCAGAGGGAAGAGCTCCGCTGGCCGGCCGCAACGTTGAGGTGCTTCCCCCGACGGGGAATCAGGTACAGGACTATCTGCAGTTCGCCGACAGCCTTGGTCTGCCCTTTACCGCGCCACGTGTCACGTTGACCGATGGTTTGAGAGGACGGCTTGCGGATGCCTCCCGCTCACGGATTCCGTGGCCTTCCTATGTGGTAGTCACCCCCTGGTCTAGCGATTCCAGCAGAGATGCGCCTATCGCCTTTTTTCGCGAGTGCATAGACATCATCATCCAGGCAGGAGACCTGCCGGTCGTTGTCACTGGTCTCGCGCCACACCGCAACGCGGCGGAAGAACTGCTGGATGGACTCCATCGAGCGCAGAT
Above is a genomic segment from Candidatus Methylomirabilis lanthanidiphila containing:
- a CDS encoding membrane protein — protein: MIISSSTKSGVRTTGRPLLIFITYTGIGDLLMALPLLGRLRSYFRALPLIPRPYGELAQLLLQDDLLDDYLLTDEDLVFSRHPLGHLRICRTLSRFRPDAVIIYGKLMMAWAAQLGLAGAARVLYCHPEGRAPLAGRNVEVLPPTGNQVQDYLQFADSLGLPFTAPRVTLTDGLRGRLADASRSRIPWPSYVVVTPWSSDSSRDAPIAFFRECIDIIIQAGDLPVVVTGLAPHRNAAEELLDGLHRAQILNLVGATSLQQLVEILAGARFLLANDSGNLHMAGLVGTPVIGVFGPTAPEQRFHNLSGGFMIIRDSLSCAPCAHTPWYLRCPGTYRQCLVELKASAVRELLLTACRGAIGQVA